One Helianthus annuus cultivar XRQ/B chromosome 7, HanXRQr2.0-SUNRISE, whole genome shotgun sequence genomic region harbors:
- the LOC110868798 gene encoding probable pectate lyase 4, with product MATTLPYADVDSTLRALAGRAEGFGRFAVGGVNGPVHHVTSLADEGPGSLREACRKKEPLWIVFEISGTIHLSSYLNVSSHKTIDGRGQRIKLTGKGLRLKECENIIICNLEFEGGRGHDVDGIQIKPNSKHIWIDRCSLRDYDDGLIDITRQSTDITISRCYFSLHDKTMLIGADPTHIGDRCIRVTVHHCFFDGTRQRHPRLRFGKVHLYNNYTRNWEVYAICASVEAQIYSQCNIYEAGQKKKAFEFYTEKAADKEEARSGLITSEGDLLLNGAQQCPSKEANGEHMFHPSEFYQNWTTEPASDSLKHILQICTGWRSVPRPAEQC from the exons ATGGCGACAACCTTACCATACGCAGACGTCGATTCAACCTTGCGAGCTCTCGCCGGTCGAGCCGAGGGTTTCGGCCGGTTCGCCGTTGGTGGCGTTAACGGTCCGGTGCATCACGTGACTTCATTGGCCG ATGAAGGGCCAGGATCGCTTCGTGAAGCATGTCGTAAGAAAGAACCATTGTGGATAGTGTTTGAAATATCCGGCACTATTCATCTGTCGTCCTACTTGAACGTTTCATCGCATAAAACCATCGATGGCCGTGGCCAGCGTATAAAACTTACCGGAAAAGGTTTAAGGTTAAAGGAATGTGAAAATATTATTATATGCAATCTTGAGTTTGAAGGCGGTAGAGGACATGATGTTGATGGTATTCAGATTAAACCGAATTCAAAACACATTTGGATAGATCGTTGCAGCCTGCGTGACTACGATGATGGACTTATAGACATAACTAGACAAAGCACAGATATTACAATTTCTAG GTGTTACTTTTCATTGCATGATAAGACAATGCTTATTGGAGCTGATCCAACTCATATTGGTGATAGATGTATCAGAGTGACCGTTCATCATTGTTTTTTTGACGGGACCCGGCAAAGACACCCTCGTCTTCGATTCGGGAAAGTTCATCTTTATAACAATTACACCAGAAACTGGGAAGTATACGCTATATGTGCTAGCGTTGAAGCGCAG ATATACTCTCAATGCAACATCTACGAAGCGGGACAGAAGAAAAAGGCTTTTGAGTTTTATACTGAAAAG GCAGCAGATAAGGAAGAAGCTAGATCAGGCTTGATAACATCTGAAGGGGACTTGCTCTTAAACGGAGCTCAACAGTGTCCGTCGAAAGAAGCCAATGGAGAACACATGTTTCATCCCAGTGAGTTTTACCAAAACTGGACAACCGAACCTGCTTCGGATTCGTTAAAACACATTCTCCAAATCTGCACTGGTTGGCGATCTGTTCCAAGACCAGCTGAACAATGTTAA
- the LOC110867026 gene encoding exocyst complex component EXO70H1: protein MAISQTSNKLILKPINLINLFTFTTTTATSFASPPSSSKCMMEENIKTAETIIHKWNIDRHSHSKFVSIFHENNKEAKVFIDCVKRLHKAMLFLASHNSKSDNLNVAQRLMQIAMKRLQKEFHFILTDNHQHLEPKSVAILSPSIIGTEEQQKMHVSLGKQPSAIAISNLRLIADAMISCGYSKECISMYKIVRKSTINEALFHLGIQPYTQSHIKSMTNASHFDNHVKIWLNAVQIAVKTLFNSEKFLCDHVFASHTAIRDLCFEKSSKEGALNLFMFPELLATRCNKLKSDTVFVLIDLYNSISDLWPEIESIFSNKSVSSVKIQALSSLHMLSNSIRTFIDNFHSSIQKNSSKLTVSGGGIHPLNNSVMTYLSSLADYSNGTTALTDDLQCKQHSLFVTSYLDSLNTDETSHVAVSATFECIILMLLCKLDMKSKFHNYTALSYLFLANNLHFIIEKVRVTNLKFILGDEWIAKHEEKLKEYVSSYQLVSWNKVFLCLPENAMESPEKVRDCFRRLCSTFEEVYGKQTSWIVVDEKMREKMKASIANKLVPAYGAFYAKHLMTLSGDERCMRMLTRLSPDNMEEYLSGLFLGTSTILRCSQTPHASRIVNITRFLSLSVMQENTVTRWWLNVPHVRGYL, encoded by the coding sequence ATGGCAATCTCCCAAACTTCAAACAAACTCATTCTAAAACCAATTAACCTAATCAACCTCTTcaccttcaccaccaccaccgcgaCTTCCTTCGCGTCTCCTCCTTCATCATCCAAGTGCATGATGGAAGAAAACATCAAAACCGCAGAAACAATCATCCACAAATGGAATATCGACCGCCATTCTCACTCCAAATTCGTCTCCATCTTCCATGAAAACAACAAAGAGGCCAAAGTTTTCATCGACTGCGTCAAACGACTGCACAAGGCGATGCTTTTCCTCGCATCACACAATTCGAAATCAGATAACCTCAACGTTGCTCAGCGATTGATGCAAATCGCAATGAAACGGCTCCAGAAAGAGTTTCATTTTATTTTAACAGATAATCATCAACACTTGGAGCCTAAATCGGTTGCAATCTTGTCACCATCCATTATTGGTACAGAAGAACAACAAAAAATGCATGTCTCACTTGGTAAACAACCGTCCGCGATTGCAATTTCAAATCTCCGGTTAATCGCTGATGCGATGATCAGTTGCGGTTACAGCAAAGAATGTATCAGCATGTACAAAATCGTACGAAAATCAACAATCAACGAAGCTCTATTTCATCTCGGAATCCAGCCGTACACTCAATCTCACATTAAATCGATGACAAACGCTTCACATTTCGATAATCATGTCAAAATCTGGTTGAATGCCGTTCAAATCGCAGTGAAAACACTCTTCAACAGCGAGAAGTTTCTCTGCGATCATGTTTTCGCTTCACACACAGCAATCAGAGATTTGTGTTTCGAGAAATCATCGAAAGAAGGAGCGTTAAATCTGTTCATGTTTCCTGAACTCCTCGCTACGCGATGCAACAAACTGAAATCCGACACAGTTTTCGTGTTGATCGACTTGTACAATTCGATCTCAGATCTCTGGCCAGAAATCGAATCAATCTTCTCGAACAAATCCGTTTCGTCAGTGAAGATTCAAGCTCTTTCGTCTCTTCACATGCTTAGCAACTCCATCAGAACGTTCATCGACAATTTTCATTCGTCAATTCAAAAGAATTCATCTAAACTAACAGTCTCTGGTGGTGGAATTCATCCTTTGAATAATTCAGTCATGACATACTTATCATCTCTGGCTGATTACAGTAACGGGACTACTGCACTAACCGATGACTTGCAGTGCAAGCAACACTCATTGTTTGTTACTTCATACTTAGACAGCCTGAACACAGACGAAACATCTCACGTGGCGGTTTCCGCCACGTTTGAATGCATCATCCTTATGCTCCTCTGCAAGCTGGACATGAAATCTAAGTTCCATAACTACACGGCGTTATCGTATCTCTTCCTCGCGAACAACCTTCATTTCATTATCGAAAAGGTGCGAGTAACGAATCTGAAGTTTATTCTAGGAGACGAATGGATAGCGAAACATGAAGAGAAGTTGAAGGAGTATGTGTCAAGTTACCAGTTAGTGTCATGGAATAAGGTGTTTTTATGTTTGCCGGAGAATGCAATGGAATCGCCGGAGAAGGTGAGGGATTGCTTTAGGAGGTTATGCTCGACTTTTGAAGAGGTGTACGGGAAGCAAACGTCGTGGATTGTGGTGGACGAGAAGATGCGCGAGAAGATGAAGGCGTCTATAGCAAACAAGTTGGTTCCGGCTTATGGTGCATTTTACGCGAAACATTTGATGACTTTAAGTGGAGACGAGAGGTGTATGAGAATGTTAACTAGGCTTTCGCCGGATAACATGGAAGAATACTTGTCCGGGCTGTTCCTGGGAACATCTACGATTTTAAGATGCTCGCAGACGCCTCATGCTTCTCGGATTGTCAATATAACGAGATTCCTGTCTCTTTCGGTGATGCAAGAAAATACAGTAACGCGTTGGTGGCTAAACGTACCCCATGTAAGAGGGTACCTCTAG